The following are encoded together in the Humulus lupulus chromosome 5, drHumLupu1.1, whole genome shotgun sequence genome:
- the LOC133777703 gene encoding uncharacterized protein LOC133777703 isoform X2, protein MPKHLKIDSFKWARSSSLFVHGITMNIGCYCYFNLTHIQWRSWIPLTFNYVEIKNIVRLAFTLYDTEKGKRVCRQQPKTTECGIYCMKYARDLISQQRTRAYLSNNFNSDLPYTNAELNEVQEEWATYILPHLAK, encoded by the exons ATGCCCAAGCACTTAAAGATCGATTCATTCAAATGGGCGAGAAGCAGTTCCTTATTTGTCCATGGAATAACAA TGAATATTGGATGTTATTGCTATTTCAACCTCACTCACATTCAGTGGCGTTCTTGGATCCCATTAACCTTCAATTACGTtgagattaaaaatatagttAGGCT TGCTTTCACGCTATATGATACGGAAAAAGGAAAAAGAGTT TGCCGACAACAACCAAAAACCACAGAGTGCGGTATCTACTGTATGAAGTATGCTAGGGATCTCATTTCACAACAAAGAACCAGAGCATATCTATCGAATAAT TTCAATTCAGATTTACCATATACTAATGCTGAACTTAATGAAGTTCAAGAAGAGTGGGCAACATATATTCTACCGCATCTCGCTAAATGA
- the LOC133777703 gene encoding uncharacterized protein LOC133777703 isoform X1 produces the protein MPKHLKIDSFKWARSSSLFVHGITMNIGCYCYFNLTHIQWRSWIPLTFNYVEIKNIVRLAFTLYDTEKGKRVVSLKYYSPKCRQQPKTTECGIYCMKYARDLISQQRTRAYLSNNFNSDLPYTNAELNEVQEEWATYILPHLAK, from the exons ATGCCCAAGCACTTAAAGATCGATTCATTCAAATGGGCGAGAAGCAGTTCCTTATTTGTCCATGGAATAACAA TGAATATTGGATGTTATTGCTATTTCAACCTCACTCACATTCAGTGGCGTTCTTGGATCCCATTAACCTTCAATTACGTtgagattaaaaatatagttAGGCT TGCTTTCACGCTATATGATACGGAAAAAGGAAAAAGAGTTGTAAGTCTAAAGTATTATAGTCCAAAA TGCCGACAACAACCAAAAACCACAGAGTGCGGTATCTACTGTATGAAGTATGCTAGGGATCTCATTTCACAACAAAGAACCAGAGCATATCTATCGAATAAT TTCAATTCAGATTTACCATATACTAATGCTGAACTTAATGAAGTTCAAGAAGAGTGGGCAACATATATTCTACCGCATCTCGCTAAATGA
- the LOC133777703 gene encoding uncharacterized protein LOC133777703 isoform X3 yields the protein MGEKQFLICPWNNNAFTLYDTEKGKRVVSLKYYSPKCRQQPKTTECGIYCMKYARDLISQQRTRAYLSNNFNSDLPYTNAELNEVQEEWATYILPHLAK from the exons ATGGGCGAGAAGCAGTTCCTTATTTGTCCATGGAATAACAA TGCTTTCACGCTATATGATACGGAAAAAGGAAAAAGAGTTGTAAGTCTAAAGTATTATAGTCCAAAA TGCCGACAACAACCAAAAACCACAGAGTGCGGTATCTACTGTATGAAGTATGCTAGGGATCTCATTTCACAACAAAGAACCAGAGCATATCTATCGAATAAT TTCAATTCAGATTTACCATATACTAATGCTGAACTTAATGAAGTTCAAGAAGAGTGGGCAACATATATTCTACCGCATCTCGCTAAATGA
- the LOC133777703 gene encoding uncharacterized protein LOC133777703 isoform X4: protein MGEKQFLICPWNNNAFTLYDTEKGKRVCRQQPKTTECGIYCMKYARDLISQQRTRAYLSNNFNSDLPYTNAELNEVQEEWATYILPHLAK, encoded by the exons ATGGGCGAGAAGCAGTTCCTTATTTGTCCATGGAATAACAA TGCTTTCACGCTATATGATACGGAAAAAGGAAAAAGAGTT TGCCGACAACAACCAAAAACCACAGAGTGCGGTATCTACTGTATGAAGTATGCTAGGGATCTCATTTCACAACAAAGAACCAGAGCATATCTATCGAATAAT TTCAATTCAGATTTACCATATACTAATGCTGAACTTAATGAAGTTCAAGAAGAGTGGGCAACATATATTCTACCGCATCTCGCTAAATGA
- the LOC133777704 gene encoding bifunctional pinoresinol-lariciresinol reductase 2-like, giving the protein MAKSKVLIVGGTGYLGKRLVKASLEEGHETYVVHRPEIGVDIEKIQMLLSFKEKGARLVSASFIDQQSLVNAVKLVDVVICAISGVHIRTNHILLQLKLVDAIKQAGNVKRFLPSEFGTDPARMKNAVEPGRVTFDEKMIVRKAIEDANIPFTYISANCFAGYFLGGLCQPGHIIPSTDSVLLLEDGNKKAIYVDEDDIARYTIKTIDDPRTLNKTVYLRPPKNILSQREVVQVWEKLIGKELQKSSVSEEDFLAKLKDLNYAEQVGLGHYYHVCFEGCLANFEIGSEGLETTELYPEVKYTSVEEYMKRYV; this is encoded by the exons atggccAAAAGCAAAGTGTTGATAGTTGGGGGAACTGGGTACTTGGGAAAGAGGCTAGTGAAGGCAAGTTTGGAAGAGGGACATGAAACATATGTGGTTCACAGGCCTGAGATTGGAGTTGATATTGAGAAAATTCAAATGCTTTTGTCGTTCAAGGAGAAAGGAGCTAGACTAGTGTCGGCTTCTTTCATTGACCAACAAAGCCTTGTCAACGCCGTCAAACTTGTGGATGTGGTCATCTGCGCCATTTCTGGTGTCCATATCCGAACCAACCATATTCTTCTTCAGCTCAAGCTTGTTGATGCTATCAAACAAGCTGGAAATGTTaag AGGTTTTTGCCATCTGAGTTTGGAACTGACCCTGCAAGAATGAAGAATGCAGTAGAACCGGGAAGAGTAACATTTGATGAAAAAATGATAGTGAGGAAAGCCATTGAAGATGCAAACATTCCATTTACGTATATTTCTGCTAATTGCTTTGCTGGTTACTTTCTTGGTGGTTTATGTCAACCCGGTCACATTATTCCCTCAACGGACTCTGTGCTTTTGCTTGAAGATGGCAACAAAAAAG CAATATATGTTGACGAAGATGACATAGCGAGATACACAATCAAAACCATAGATGACCCACGAACTCTGAACAAGACGGTGTACCTTAGACCACCAAAGAATATTTTATCCCAAAGAGAAGTTGTTCAAGTTTGGGAGAAGCTGATTGGCAAAGAGTTACAGAAATCTTCAGTCTCCGAAGAAGACTTTCTAGCCAAATTGAAGG ATCTAAATTATGCTGAGCAAGTTGGATTGGGGCATTACTACCACGTGTGTTTCGAAGGTTGTCTTGCAAACTTCGAAATAGGCAGCGAAGGCCTCGAAACCACTGAGCTTTATCCAGAAGTGAAGTATACTTCAGTGGAGGAGTACATGAAGCGCTATGtgtaa